GGTGCTCGTGGGCGAGTCGCTCCTGCGGGACGCGGACCCGGGCCGGGCCCTGGCGCGGCTGCTGGCCGCCGGGGACGGCACGAAGTGAGCGTCCGGGTGAAGATCTGCGGGGTGACGCGGCCGGAGGATGCCCGCGCGGCGTGGGATGCGGGCGCGGACGCGCTGGGGCTGAACTTCTACCCCCGCTCGCCCCGCTACGTGGAGCCCGCCCCGGCAGCGGCCCTGGCGAAGACCCGGCCCGCGCTGGGCGCGGTGGTGGGTGTCTTCGTCAACGAGACGCCGGTCACCATCCTCGCGCGGGTGCGCGAGTGCGGCCTCACCGCGGTGCAGCTCCACGGGGATGAGCCGCCCGAGGCCTGTACCGGCTACGGGGTGCCCATCATCAAGGCCCTGCGGGTGCGCGGCGAAGAGGACGTGGAGCGGGCGCGGACGTACGTGGGCGTGGGGGATGTGGCGGCGCTGCTCCTGGATGGCGCGGCGCCCGGCTACGGGGGCGGCGGCGTGACGTTCGACTGGAGCCTGGTGGCGCGGCTGACGGATGCGGGCGTGTCCGTGCTGGTGGCGGGCGGGCTGACACCGGGCAATGTGGCCGAGGCGGTCCGCGCCACGCGCCCCTACGGGGTGGACGTGGCGAGTGGGGTGGAGTCCCGCCCGGGTATCAAGGATGTGGACGCGGTGCGGACGTTCATTCGCGCCGCCAAGGCACTGTGAGCTTCAGGGAGTGACACCATGAGCATCGAGACTTCCGCAACCGTTGGCCGCTTTGGTCCCTTCGGAGGGCGCTATGTGCCGGAGACGCTCGTCCCGGCCCTGCTGGAGCTGGAGGCGGCCTACGCGGCGGCCCAGGCCGACCCGTCCTTTGGCAAGCAGGTGGCCCAGGTCCTCAAGGAGTTCGTGGGCCGGGAGACGCCGCTGACGCCCGCGCACCGGCTCACCGCGGCCTGGGGCGGCGCCCAGGTGTGGCTCAAGCGCGAGGACCTGGCGCACACGGGCGCGCATAAAATCAACAACACCATCGGCCAGGTGCTGCTGGCGCGGCGGATGGGCAAGAAGCGCATCATCGCGGAGACGGGCGCGGGCCAGCACGGCGTGGCCACGGCGACGGCGTGCGCGCTCTTCGGCCTGCCGTGCGAGGTGTACATGGGCGCGCTGGACGTGGAGCGCCAGTCGCTCAACGTCTTCCGCATGCGCGCGCTGGGCGCCACGGTGCGCCCGGTGGAGCTGGGCTCGAAGACGCTGAAGGACGCGATGAACGAGGCGATGCGCACCTGGGTCTCCCAGGTGCAGGACACGCACTACGTCATCGGCAGCGCGGCGGGGCCTCACCCCTACCCCACCATCGTCCGGGACTTCCAATCCATCATCGGCCACGAGGTGCGCAAGCAGTCCCACGCGCTCTTCGGCCAGCTGCCGGATGCCATCATCGCGTGCGTGGGGGGCGGCTCGAACGCCATCGGCGTGCTCCAGCCGTTCGTCGGCGACAAGCAGGTGCGGCTGGTGGGTGTCGAGGCGGGCGGCCATGGCCTGAACACCAAGCAGCACGGCGCGTCTCTCACGCTGGGCACCGAAGGCGTGCTCCACGGCTCGCGGTCGTTGGTGTTGCAGGACGAGAACGGACAGATTCAAGAGGCCCACTCCATCTCCGCCGGTCTGGACTACCCGGGCGTGGGCCCGGAGCTGGCCTACCTGGTGAAGACGGGGCGCATGGAGATCCGCACGGCGACGGACGACGAGGCGCTGCAGGCCTTCTACGAGGTGTCGCGCTCCGAGGGCATCCTGCCGGCGCTGGAGACCTCGCACGCGTTCGCGCGGGGCGCGGAGCTGGCGCGGGAGCTGGGCAAGGGCAAGCACCTGGTCATCAACTGCTCGGGCCGCGGCGACAAGGACGTGGCCACCATCGCGGCCCGGGGCATCCCCGCGGCCATCACGGGGAACAAGTCATGAGTGGAGAGATCGCGGCGGCCTTCGCGAAGGCGAAGGCCCGGGGCGAAGGCGCGCTGGTGGCGTACGCCATGGCGGGAGATCCGGACCTGGCCCGCTCGGTGGACGTCTTCGCGGCGATGGTGGAAGGCGGCGCGGACATCCTGGAGATCGGCGTGGCGTTCAGTGACCCGATCGCGGACGGGCCCGTCATCCAGGCGGCCTCGGAGCGGGCGCTGAAGGCCGGGGCCTCGCTCAAGCGCGTGCTGGACGAGGTGGTACCCGAGGTGCGCAAGCGCTGCCCCGAGACGCCGCTCGTGGTGATGACGTACATCAACGTGGTGATGGCGATGGGCCAGGAGAAGTACGCGAAGCTGGCCCGGGAGAAGGGCATCTCCGGGACCATCCTCCCGGACCTGCCCCCGGAGGAGAGCACGGGCATTCGCGCGGCCTTCGACGCGGCGGGGATGGACCTCATCCCCCTGTGCGCGCCCACCACGCCCCCGGCACGCGCCGAGGCGATTGCCAAGGACGCCCGGGGCTTCGTCTACTGCGTGTCCGTGGCGGGCGTGACGGGCATGCGCGCCGAGCTGCCCGCAGACCTCTCCTCGCGGCTCGAGTTGGTGAAGCGGGCGTCGCCAGTGCCCATCACGGCCGGCTTCGGCATCTCCACCGCGGAGCAGGCGCGCGCGATTGGCGCGCATGCGGATGGCGTGGTGGTGGGCAGTGCCCTCGTGCGTGCGGCGCACGCGGACGGTCCGTCCGCGGCGCGTCAGCTCTGCGCGGAGATCAAGCGCGGCCTGAAGCGGTAACGGGCTTCAGCGCCGGGCCGCGGGCGCTCCCACGGGAGCGCCCGTCAGCCTCTTCAGTAACGGCCTTCCAGGAAGTTCTTCACCAGGGTCGGCCCATCCGGCGTGAGCACGCTCTCCGGATGGAACTGCACGCCCACCACCGGCCGCGTCTTGTGCCGCAGGCCCATGATGAGCCCGTCCGGCGTCCACGCCGTGGCTTGGAGCTCCCCGGGCAGCGACGAGGCCTCCACCACCAGCGAGTGGTAGCGCCCCGCCTGGAAGCCCTGCTTCATCCCCGTGAACAGGCCCGTGCCCTCGTGCTTCACCGGCGACGTCTTTCCGTGGATGGGCTCCGGGGCCCGGATCACCTTGCCCCCGAACACCGCGCCGATGGACTGGTGCCCCAGGCAGACACCGAACACGGGCACCTTCGCGTCGCGGATGGCCGCCATGCTCACCCCCGCCTCGTACGGCGTGCAGGGGCCCGGCGACACCACCACGTGCGAGGCGCCCGAGGCCGCCACGCCCGCGGCGTCGATCTCGTCGTTGCGCTCCACCTTCACCTCGGCGCCCAGCGTGTACAAGAGCTGCACGAGGTTGAAGGTAAACGAGTCGTAGTTGTCGATGACGAGGATCACCGTCCACCTCCCTCACGGGCCAGCTTCAGCGCCGCACCGAGCGCGCGTGCCTTGGCCTCCGTCTCATCCGCCTCCAGCCGGGGCACCGAGTCCGCCACCAGGCCCGCGCCCGCGGTCCAGAACGTGCGGTCTCCGTCCACGAAGAACGTCCGCAGCGCGATGGCCACATCCAGCGTGCCGCAGAAGCTCAGGTAGCCCACCGCGCCCGAGTACGGCCCGCGGCGCATCGGCTCCAGCTCGTCGATGATCTGCATCGCGCGGATCTTCGGAGCCCCCGACACCGTGCCCGCCGGGAACGTGCACGCCAGCGCATCCAGGGCGTCGAAGCCCTTGCCCAGCTTGCCGCGCACCTGCGAGACGATGTGCATCACGTGGCTGTAGCGCTCGATGATCATCAGATCCTCGACCTTCACGGAGCCCGGAGCCGCCACGCGGCCCACGTCATTGCGCCCCAGGTCCACGAGCATGGTGTGCTCGGCCCGCTCCTTCTCGTCGGCGAGCAGCTCCTTCTCCAGCGCCTGGTCCTCCGCCTCGCTGTTGCCCCGGCGCCGCGTGCCCGCGATGGGGCGCACCACCACGTCCCCATCCCGCACCTGCACCAGCAGCTCGGGGGAGGCACCGACCAGCGCGCGCGCCTCGCCCAGCTCCACCAGGAACAGGTACGGCGAGGGGTTCACCCGCCGCAGCGCCCGGTAGAGGCTCAACGGCGGCGGCGCGCCCGGCGACTCGAACCGCCGCGCCAGCACCACCTGCATGCAGTCGCCCGCGCGGATGTACTCCTTCACGCGCTCCACGGCGGCCTCGTACCCGGCGCGGTCCCAGTGGACCACCATCTCGGGCTCGCCGCGCATCTTCGGGGCCGGAGTATAGGCCTCCGGCGGCAGCGGCCGGCGCAGGCGCTCGGCCAGGGCCTCCGCGCGCTCCTCCGCGTCCTTCAGCGCCAGGGCCACGCTGCCGAACATCGACGGCCGCGCAATCACCGTGGGCCGCAGCGACTGGCTGCGCGAGTCGTGGGTGACGAACTCCTCGCACAGGAGCCACTCGGAGTCCGGGAAGGACAAGTCGTTCGGGTGCCGGTCCGGGATGTGGCGCTCGAACCAGGACATGCAGTTGTAGCCCATGTAGCCCACGAGCCCGCCGAGGAACGGCGCCTCGCCGGGCAACGACGCCACCGCCAGCTCCTTCCAGAGCGTGCGGAGCACGTCCAGCGGCTTGCCGTCGCGGCGTTCCTGCCGGTCCCCGCGCCACACCGTGGCCCCGCCCCGGTCGAGCCGGACGCGGCCCGCGGGCGCGGTGCCCACGTGGCTGTAGCGGCCAAAGCTCTCTCCGCCGTGGCACGACTCGAGCACGAAGCCCCGCTGTCCTGCCCCCAACCCCAGCTTCAGATAGACCGACAGCGGCGTGTCGAGATCCGCAGGAATCTCCACCGAGACGGGGACCGCCTCGCCCTTCTCCGCGCGCTGGCGGTACGCCGCCTTCCGCTCTTCTGCGTTCATCGTCATCGTTTCCCCCCTGGCTGTGAGCATCCTGGCAGGGTCCGCCCCAGTGTCCCCCGAGCGCTGCGCGGTGCCAAGGGCCAGGTCCGTTTTCATCGAAAATATCCATCCCCACCACCACCCTGTTTCTCCTACCCCCTTGGATTGACTGGGAGTGCAAGGCGCGGGGAGAGGGGTTGTCTGCCTGGCCGGGACTGGAGGCGGCGGGCACCGCGGCCCCGTCCCTTCCCGCCGCCGGTCCGGGCGGCCGTTACCAAATTGGACGCGTGGGCACCTACCCGTTCCAGGACAGACCGCCGCTGGTCTCGGTGACGCCTCAGGGCTTGTTCTGCCCCCCGGGCAACTTCCACATCGATCCCTGGCGGCCCGTGGAGAGGGCCCTCATCACCCATGCGCACGGAGACCACGCGCGCGGCGGCAGCCAGCGCTACCTGGCGGCCCGGGCGGGCCAGGGGCTCCTGCACAAGCGGCTGGGGGCGAACACGGACCTGGCCACGCTGGAGTACGGCGAGCGGCTCACCGTGGGGGAGACCACCGTGAGCTTCCACCCGGCGGGGCACGTGCTGGGCAGCGCGCAGATCCGCATCGAGCACCGGGGCGAGGTGTGGATCGTCTCCGGGGACTACAAGCGCACGCCGGACCCGACGTGCACCCCGTTCGAGGTGGTGCGCTGCGACACCTTCATCACCGAGGCGACGTTCGGCCTGCCCATCTACCGCTGGGATGACCCGCGGCTGGTGGCCGAGGACATCCTGCGCTGGTGGGATGGCAACCGCGAGGCGGGGCGCGCCTCGGTGCTGTTCTGCTACGCGCTGGGCAAGGCGCAGCGCATCCTCGGGGAGCTCTCCCGGCTGACGGACCGGCCCGTGCTGGTGCATGGCGCCGTGAACGGGCTCGTGGCGTGCTACCGCGAGGCGGGCGTGAAGATGGTGCCCACGCAGCTCGTCTCCGAGACGGAGAAGGGCGCCTCGTTCACGGGCACGCTCGTGCTCGCCCCGCCCAGCGCGGGGGGCTCGACGTGGATGCGGCGCTTCGGGGACTACGCCACGGCGTTCGCCTCGGGGTGGATGCGCGTGCGCGGCAACCGGCGGCGGCGCGGGTTCGACCGGGGCTTCGTGCTCTCGGACCATGCGGACTGGCCCGAGCTGTTGCGGACGGTGAAGGACACCCAGGCCGCGCGGGTGCTCGCTACCCACGGATTCAGCGATCAGCTCGCGCGCTACCTGCGCGAGCAGGGGCTGGATGCGGCGCCCCTGGCCACCCCCTTCGAGGGTGAGGCGGAGGACTGACGTGCGACGGCTCGCGGACCTGTACGAGGCGCTGGACGCCACCACCTCCACCAACGCCAAGGTGGAGGCCATGGTGCACTACTTCCGGGAGGCACCGCCTCAGGACGCGGCCTGGGGGCTGTACTTCCTCACGGGCCGGCGCCTGAAGCGGCTGCTGACCTCCAAGCTCCTGGCCCAGTGGACGCAGGAGCTGACGGGCACGCCCGATTGGCTCTTCGACGAGGTGTACGCCTCCGTGGGCGACCTGGCGGAGGTCATCGCGCTGCTGCTCGACCAGTACGAGCGCCCCCCCGCCCCCGAGGAGATGCCCCTGTCGTGGTGGCTGGAGGAGCGGCTGCTGCCCTTGAAGGAGCTGGAGGTGCCCGAGCAGCGCGAGCAGGTGCTCTCGTGGTGGCACACGCTGCCCCGGCGGGAGCTGTTCCTGCTCAACAAGCTGCTCACGGGCGAGCTGCGGGTGGGCGTATCGGACACGCTGGTGGTGCGCGCCGTGGCCCAGGTGGCGGGGCTGCCCCCGGCCACCGTGTCGCACCGGCTGATGGGCACGTGGTCCCCCACGCGCACCTTCTTCGAGCAGCTGCTCTCGCCCGATGTCTCGGACGGCGATGTGTCCCGCCCGTATCCTTTCTATCTCGCCTCCCCGCTGGAGCAGCCCGTGGAGGCGCTGGGGGAGCCCGCGGACTGGCTCATCGAGTGGAAGTGGGATGGCATCCGCGGCCAGCTCATCCGGCGCCACGGGCAGGTGTACCTGTGGAGCCGGGGCGAGGAGCTCATCACCGAGCGCTTCCCGGAAATCACCGGGGCCGCGGCGGCCCTGCCGGACGGGGTGGTGCTGGACGGAGAGGTGCTGGCCTACGAGGACGGCAAGCCCCTGCCCTTCAGCCGGCTCCAGCGGCGCATCGGCCGGCAGAAGCTGACCGCCAAGGTGCTGGCCGAGGCCCCCGCGGCCTTCATCGCCTATGACTTGCTGGAGGAGGGCGGCGAGGACCTGCGCGGCAAGCCCCTGCGGGAGCGTCGTGCGCGGCTGGTGGCCCTCTTGAAGGACAAGCCGCGCTTCACCGTGTCGCCCGCGGTGTCGCCGGACTCCTGGGAAGCCCTGGCGGAGCTGCGGCACGAGTCCCGCGAGCGCAACGTCGAGGGCTTCATGCTCAAGCGCATGGAGTCCACCTACCAGCACGGGCGCAAGCGCGGGGACTGGTGGAAGTGGAAGATCGATCCGTTCACCGTGGACGCGGTGCTCCTGTACGCGCACCCGGGGCACGGCCGGCGGGCCTCGCTCTACACGGACTACACCTTCGCGGTGTGGAACGGCGAGGACCTGCTGCCGGTGGCCAAGGCGTACTCGGGGCTCTCGGACCAGGAGATCTCCAAGCTGGACCGGTGGATCCGCGCCCACACCCAGGAGAAGTTCGGCCCAGTGCGCTCCGTGACGCCCGAGCAGGTGTTCGAGCTGCACTTCGAGGGCATCGCCGCCTCGCCCCGGCACAAGTCGGGCGTGGCCCTGCGCTTCCCGCGCATCGCCCGGTGGCGCCTGGACAAGAAGCC
Above is a window of Stigmatella erecta DNA encoding:
- a CDS encoding ligase-associated DNA damage response exonuclease; its protein translation is MGTYPFQDRPPLVSVTPQGLFCPPGNFHIDPWRPVERALITHAHGDHARGGSQRYLAARAGQGLLHKRLGANTDLATLEYGERLTVGETTVSFHPAGHVLGSAQIRIEHRGEVWIVSGDYKRTPDPTCTPFEVVRCDTFITEATFGLPIYRWDDPRLVAEDILRWWDGNREAGRASVLFCYALGKAQRILGELSRLTDRPVLVHGAVNGLVACYREAGVKMVPTQLVSETEKGASFTGTLVLAPPSAGGSTWMRRFGDYATAFASGWMRVRGNRRRRGFDRGFVLSDHADWPELLRTVKDTQAARVLATHGFSDQLARYLREQGLDAAPLATPFEGEAED
- the trpA gene encoding tryptophan synthase subunit alpha, which encodes MSGEIAAAFAKAKARGEGALVAYAMAGDPDLARSVDVFAAMVEGGADILEIGVAFSDPIADGPVIQAASERALKAGASLKRVLDEVVPEVRKRCPETPLVVMTYINVVMAMGQEKYAKLAREKGISGTILPDLPPEESTGIRAAFDAAGMDLIPLCAPTTPPARAEAIAKDARGFVYCVSVAGVTGMRAELPADLSSRLELVKRASPVPITAGFGISTAEQARAIGAHADGVVVGSALVRAAHADGPSAARQLCAEIKRGLKR
- a CDS encoding phosphoribosylanthranilate isomerase — its product is MSVRVKICGVTRPEDARAAWDAGADALGLNFYPRSPRYVEPAPAAALAKTRPALGAVVGVFVNETPVTILARVRECGLTAVQLHGDEPPEACTGYGVPIIKALRVRGEEDVERARTYVGVGDVAALLLDGAAPGYGGGGVTFDWSLVARLTDAGVSVLVAGGLTPGNVAEAVRATRPYGVDVASGVESRPGIKDVDAVRTFIRAAKAL
- a CDS encoding ATP-dependent DNA ligase — translated: MRRLADLYEALDATTSTNAKVEAMVHYFREAPPQDAAWGLYFLTGRRLKRLLTSKLLAQWTQELTGTPDWLFDEVYASVGDLAEVIALLLDQYERPPAPEEMPLSWWLEERLLPLKELEVPEQREQVLSWWHTLPRRELFLLNKLLTGELRVGVSDTLVVRAVAQVAGLPPATVSHRLMGTWSPTRTFFEQLLSPDVSDGDVSRPYPFYLASPLEQPVEALGEPADWLIEWKWDGIRGQLIRRHGQVYLWSRGEELITERFPEITGAAAALPDGVVLDGEVLAYEDGKPLPFSRLQRRIGRQKLTAKVLAEAPAAFIAYDLLEEGGEDLRGKPLRERRARLVALLKDKPRFTVSPAVSPDSWEALAELRHESRERNVEGFMLKRMESTYQHGRKRGDWWKWKIDPFTVDAVLLYAHPGHGRRASLYTDYTFAVWNGEDLLPVAKAYSGLSDQEISKLDRWIRAHTQEKFGPVRSVTPEQVFELHFEGIAASPRHKSGVALRFPRIARWRLDKKPQDADSLARLKDLLHAQH
- the trpB gene encoding tryptophan synthase subunit beta → MSIETSATVGRFGPFGGRYVPETLVPALLELEAAYAAAQADPSFGKQVAQVLKEFVGRETPLTPAHRLTAAWGGAQVWLKREDLAHTGAHKINNTIGQVLLARRMGKKRIIAETGAGQHGVATATACALFGLPCEVYMGALDVERQSLNVFRMRALGATVRPVELGSKTLKDAMNEAMRTWVSQVQDTHYVIGSAAGPHPYPTIVRDFQSIIGHEVRKQSHALFGQLPDAIIACVGGGSNAIGVLQPFVGDKQVRLVGVEAGGHGLNTKQHGASLTLGTEGVLHGSRSLVLQDENGQIQEAHSISAGLDYPGVGPELAYLVKTGRMEIRTATDDEALQAFYEVSRSEGILPALETSHAFARGAELARELGKGKHLVINCSGRGDKDVATIAARGIPAAITGNKS
- a CDS encoding anthranilate synthase component II; the encoded protein is MILVIDNYDSFTFNLVQLLYTLGAEVKVERNDEIDAAGVAASGASHVVVSPGPCTPYEAGVSMAAIRDAKVPVFGVCLGHQSIGAVFGGKVIRAPEPIHGKTSPVKHEGTGLFTGMKQGFQAGRYHSLVVEASSLPGELQATAWTPDGLIMGLRHKTRPVVGVQFHPESVLTPDGPTLVKNFLEGRY
- a CDS encoding anthranilate synthase component I family protein; the encoded protein is MNAEERKAAYRQRAEKGEAVPVSVEIPADLDTPLSVYLKLGLGAGQRGFVLESCHGGESFGRYSHVGTAPAGRVRLDRGGATVWRGDRQERRDGKPLDVLRTLWKELAVASLPGEAPFLGGLVGYMGYNCMSWFERHIPDRHPNDLSFPDSEWLLCEEFVTHDSRSQSLRPTVIARPSMFGSVALALKDAEERAEALAERLRRPLPPEAYTPAPKMRGEPEMVVHWDRAGYEAAVERVKEYIRAGDCMQVVLARRFESPGAPPPLSLYRALRRVNPSPYLFLVELGEARALVGASPELLVQVRDGDVVVRPIAGTRRRGNSEAEDQALEKELLADEKERAEHTMLVDLGRNDVGRVAAPGSVKVEDLMIIERYSHVMHIVSQVRGKLGKGFDALDALACTFPAGTVSGAPKIRAMQIIDELEPMRRGPYSGAVGYLSFCGTLDVAIALRTFFVDGDRTFWTAGAGLVADSVPRLEADETEAKARALGAALKLAREGGGR